The sequence AAGttcagtgggaggggggcaggaccACGCCCACTAACACATACATCATACGGGACAGATGTAAGGGTCATCCACACCGCTGTATAACCCGGTTACCGCCAGTCTGCGCAGCTGTCTCACTGGAATGTTGACATATGACGTTACACcacctagcctggatgccagactccAGGGCAAACACAGGCTGGCGTCTTGGCTCTAGGACCAACATGGTCCAAAGGAATTTTTTTAACGTTGGCTCTCGCAGGCTGGAAAACTCAGGCTAGGCTGCCAACTCTGGGAGCGGGACAATTTCTCCACCAGACGCAAAGGGACCGCCCAAGGGACCGCCATTGCCTTGCGCGTTGTCCGGTTTCCAGGTTAAACCACACTGGCCTACTTGCTCATCTTTTACTTTACTTTGAGTGCAAACCTACTTGTTGTGCCGTCTTTACCATACTCCATTCCACAATAATTCTAAACGTAAACTTTggattctttaaaaaattgagCCGCTGGTTCAGTCTTGAACAAACAAGACTGGTGATGTTGTAGTTGTAACTTTATACAAGGTTTCACAGCGGTCAGAGACTTGCAATCCCAAAAGACTAGACGCCCGACTCCGTGCTTTATCCTTGACCATATCCTTTGTTtcggtgaaaaaaaacaaaaaaaaaaaacatgtgccACCAgcttttttcaaaacagggggAGGGGGCTGTGGTAAAATTTCCgcgcagggggggggggggggggggttcggCTTGACCTGAGGAGCTGGCCTGTATGgcccctggaaacagtctgataTCCAGGCTACATGATCGTAGTTTTGATCGTGTTTATGAGCGTTGCTTCAAATTTGGGTAAAGGGGCCAACGGTGTCCCATGAAATACAATATCTTGTGTCTCTCAGAGAGGTCTTATGTTGCATTGAAAGTTGTTCAATGCTTCTCCAAATGTTTGCCCGTCATTGCATCATGAGTACCAAAAACCGCGAAAGTTACCATGGAAAGTATTTCTATATTCTGTTTAAGGTACCCGATTAATCTTCACATATTTTGACGGAAAGAAGCGATAGATGATCGATATGCTGGAAACGTCGCAGAAGTCACGTCCGTTACAGAAGCACGCGCTACATGTTAGCAGGGACCACGCCCCACCACCCACGCCGGATAGCCTCGTAACCATGCATAACAGGCCGGCTTAGGAGAATTTTAGAAGCCCAAATCTTTTTTTAGGCAGCCTACTGGTCTTACCTACTTACTGCCAGCCGGTAGAGTGAAGCAACCGATCCCGTAAAAATCCCTTGGCTTACGCTTATGAACTTGACGGGCGGGCAACACTCATGGTACCGTAGAGTTAGCAAGAACTCACGATGGCAGGTTACGAGACTAGTGTGGCCATGCCGTGCGCCTTCGTCACTTGCAAGCAATCAAAACGTCTCATGAGGATCCTACTAAGGCTACAGCGACGACCTTAGAGTAATGCACTACAAACTAGGGTTGTTTTACAAAACGACAGTTTGGAACGTGAGTGTCCGTAGAGAGACCCTGTGCATGGCTGTATATGGCTTTATGATATAAGGCTCGTAGAACACACCCGTCGGACATGAAATTCTTTCCCGTCTCTAAAACTCCCTTAGAGTCTCGTAAACATGTTCTTACAACAACACCGCTCCTTTCCAACATCTAACTCGCTTCTTTACAATGATTATCACTCGTAGACAACAATTTGATCCATCTGACCGATATGTGCTTGTCTTTTAAAAAGAAGGTCAGATAACTATAGACATGTTGATAAGTTAACGTTCACAACAAGCTAGCGAAACAATATCTACCCTCAATATATCTAAAAGACTACGCTTACACAACTTTACAATGGTATAAAGTTTGGTAGTTGTCTTACCTTAGAAAAAAATGTCGTCTTTTTAGAGATTCTAGCAGACAGAGGCGTGGACAACGATGCGGCTGTGAGGAACAACTGCTCCCAAAAGAAAGATGGCAGGAGAGGACGAAATCTATCCGGGCTGAAGAACAGATGTTTTGTGTGACGTGACAACCCTCTCCGCCCCCTGCCTGACCATATGTGGGGCTCTCATGCAGCTGTTGGGATCAGTCTAACGGGATAAACTTGGAGGCTCTCCATGGAGTTTTGACGGACACAGAAATAGTTGTGGTCGAATCCCGAATTAGTCACACTCGTAGCCAGAACTCAAAGTTTTTGCCTTGGTCCAGAAACTGATATTTTCTAATTCACTGTTTGTAAATATGAACAGCAGAACAGATGCGTATATTCATTTCTGCAGCTGGTACGTGTGTATATTCATCAAAGGTATTATGTGTGGGCAAAATACGGTGTATATTAGGTATAGACGAAAATAAGAACGGCGCTGACTTTGAACATCCTAGCGGATTTTGTTGGAACTACAGCAGACCTCCTGCTAGCTAGATTGTCTATGATCCGTCATTATTGTGGAATGATGTCAGCAAACATTTCTGTTATATAATACCACCACAAGTTAACTGACTAGATATATTTGTATAACCGTTGACTAGTATAACTAGTACAAGTGCAGTACTATGACTAATGAATAGAGAATTGACTATGCCCACACACGTCTACTGATCTCTACTGCAAGTTTATGAGGTCGGTTTCCCGCCCAGTCTAGACACGCTAGGCCTGAGTAACAGCTAATAAAAAGAGGGCTACAAATGGAGGACTACTTTTACTTTGAACCTTTGCCAATGAGCCAAGTCACGGTAAGGCACCATGCATGGTAAGGCTCAGCCAAATCTCCTCCTTAACAATGACCGCAAGTAACCCTGAAAGTTTGGGGCGGTTGCTAAGCAACCCAATTGGTTCCCTGGCGAGCTAGCTGCTGGCCTTTGGCTGGTTgttctaatctccaagaagatcctacggtagcataagatagtatcaaaagctggcagaggagtgaagtcggcttaggaatgtgtttcgctacatgtgaaatgtacacctcttggctgactacactccttggtcagtttagtattatcttatgccatcgtaggatctgcttggagattagagtgATCAAGGCTAGGGAAATACTTTAGAATAACTCTCTAACATATCTTATTTCAATATGTTATTTTGTTACACTTACCGTGGTTTCAGAACCCCGGACTGTAACAAGTTATAACTgaaattgtgacattttcaaTATATACTTATCTGTGTCTTACGACTCAGGTAAAATAGTGTACAACATACGAGATGTTTGCTTGGAAACAATGAATGTGTTTATTCAATATCACACGTTTCTGCAGTACCAGTGGTTGCCCTGTAGTATACGATTGGCATTAAGTGTTATAACGTTATTACATTTGCGATAAATTAATCTAAAACAAATAAGGTCAGTTTCCGTATGTCCATATAGGTACACGGTCCATAACCAATACCAAAAGCTGTGCATCAAATAACAAGGGACAACGTAAATGTTATACTAGTAATACCATATCTTCAAAGTAGCATATACATAGATACACATGCATAGTGTAGTGTAGTAGGTAGATATAGAATTTGTTATAATAATAAAATCGACGAgcgatacatgtacagttacacGATTTAACGACAAAAAGGACACATAAAGTGTTTTAAAAGAGGAGAATTATGTACGGATACACCATATATACAACAAGTTGCACAACAAAAACAGACGGATGGTGAAACTGTCCTGTCAAAGAAATAGGGGACAGACCGATTTTTGGTCCCTTCAGTAAGCGAATAGACGGAAAAATCTTTCGGTTATCCTACTCAGAACAAACAGCCTGATAAGATTCATTGCTCAAGATAGAAATGGTGTAAAAGAACAACAACTGCGCGGTCTTCCGAAAACCTTGTTACTGTTTGCCGTTTGTGCCCGCATTCGCTTGATCTGggtaacaaataaacaaatgcaaCATTAGATAGaacaaatacattataaaaGGTGCCAGTGATATTGAAAAGTTAAAGATGGTCATtgcaagtttgaaaaaaaaaaaaacctgatgAATCTGTTTTTATCGCAAGTTCCTTATGGTGTGAAATGATGCGCAGTCCAGTGAGTGGTATTCTGTTCTCACCTGTCTTAGCGATGACGATGGTACCGTCCGGCTGCTGCACTGCACGCTGTCCCGGCTGGAGAGCTGTGGCTTTGTTCCCGCTGTACACCACGATAGCAGGCGACTGGCAATAAAGAGATACACAGGGCAAAACACGATGATGTGAATTCATTTTAACAATATTATGGTAACTACAATACATAGCGAATGGGAGCAAGGGGTCAGTCTCTGACCTAACTAAGCAATTAGGCAAGTAGGCGACAGGATACTGAAAAAGTAATACTACAAAAGGGGAAATGTCCGTTTACAGTAAGCTGTTGAAACTGTCAGTAGGATTTTACTGTAAAATTAATGTTCGCGATTAAGGTTCGCGATGAAGATTTCACCGTGAATAATATGAACATGagaccactgcaaatattttttaaagattttgtcCGGTAAGAAAACTGCCAAACATCATAAGCCCATACCTCGTGTCCATAGTATCCAGTACACAGCCCCCTATAGCTGACAATGTCCGTGGTAAAGAGGTCACTATGAAACGCGTAAACATATAGCCACCCCGAACATTCCCCCTGTTAAGTTTGGTGGTTCTGTCTTGATTATACAAACGGAAAACTGCAAAACATCATGAGCCCATACCCCGTGCCCATCGTAGCCGGTACACAGCCCAATACAGCTGACCATGTCCGTAGTAAAGAGGCCACTATGAAACGCGTGAAGACGTAACATTCCTATTTTACAGTATGCGACTTGTTGATTCTGTCCGgatttgaaagaagaaaaaaggaaaactgcAAAACATCATTATATGACATACCTCGTGTCCGTGGTAGCCGGTACACAGCCCCCTACAGCTGACAATAGCCGCCACCACGCCCAGCACCAACTCCAGCACACCCAGGATCAACAGCACCACGGCAACGGCAAGGTTAACGGTCTgtgagagagcgagagagagagagagaaaaagagagagagagaaaaagaaagagagagagaaagagagagagagagggagagagagagagagagagagagagagagagggagagagagagagagagagaaagagagagagagagcgaaagagagagagagagcggaAATATTGTACCACAATGACTTATGTTGATATTTTAGGCGTGTCGGTTGTttttctagcctctaccaggcccaACAGGTCGCACAAGACAGAAAAGTTCAATGATGGCCGatgagtacagtttgcgacctaaggaCGCTACTCCTCgtccatctaactcctctggtgtgttttctgtggaatctggtggaggctatatgTTTTCCGACTTTGCTTAAGTTCTCAGTTAACGTTTGTGTAATTGCCTGATTAGCTGAGTTATTCTGATTATTGGGTATGAGAGAGACGTAAGCGTCAGAGACGACAGAGCGAATCGTACCCAAGTCCTGCGATTTTCTTGGTGGAACTTATCTTGTTTGTATTACTTGCCCCTTCTAAGATCGTGTTGATTAGTATTGTGCatgatatatcatcaaattTACCGCTGTATTGAAGcttagcaatacatgtacagtttataaTATATGCGAAAATCTACTAACAGTATCGGAGTCGAAAGCCATGCAGCCCTCGTCTGTAGGAGTGACGTCATTGCCACCTCCTGTCCCGAAAAGCGCGCATGCGCCGTATCCGTCAGCGATGATGAGCAGGATGGTGACCGCCACGAGAAAGAACAGGCCCAAGATGGCGACCATGATGCTCGTCGACAAGAAGCCGGTGATCTGAAACATATCGGTAAATACAGTATTCTGGGGGTAAACGTCTCCTCCCctaggcgtcgccaaaatatGTGAAAAAGCATAGGAGTATGGCCAATGAAACCTATCATGAAACAAAGACAGTTGAACACATAAACTTACCCGACATCCGTTGACTGGAGTCTTACCGCTGGCGATTCCAAAAGACCCTGCAATTATAGCCTATtggaaaaacatttaaaaactttttaaaaagaaaaacgaCTCCTTGCATTGCATTCTTCAGTGTATGTCCAATCTGTATATAGCTTATGATTCATAGCAAAACAAAGtttcttcagttcagttcagttcagttcattctcCTAAGAGGTGCCAAAATGCCTAAAGTTTCTAGTCACCAGAAATCAAAACAGTTAACTAGTTACTATTGACTTGCAATTATCATGTGACGTGGTCTTTTGCTGTCAAAGATACTAGTATTACATCATTACTTATTTCATACGTGTATTAAGTCTTCAAATTATGGTTTTAAGTCCACGATAACGTCTACCGCAGAATGGTTTCAAGCGCGAACTTCAAAGTCAAATCAATTTTCAGAATGTCATGACGTACGCACCACTATGCCGGTAGCGAGCAGACTGTAGAGCCCCAGTGCGATGTGCGGGTGAACTGCAGTCTTGAAGACTGGGACAAACATGGCGACCAGACTGACGGCCACGGACACGATCCCTAGGATCACCATGGTAACGCCGAGTCCGAACGCTGTTCTCGCTCTGTACCCCATCGTCTGAAATGTAAACGTAGTTGAGCCATATTTGAATACCACAATGCGGTCTCGTGGTCTAGTTTGGTGACTAAGAGTCTACGTTTCCAGGTCAGAATCATTGTCTTTCTTGCATGTGCCAGACATCTcttaatatatattttcaaCTTTCAACATGATCATACAAAGGACAGTGCATTACCATGCCACCTGGAATTGTATGAAATAAGTAAAATAGCTTTACTGCAATTGTAGCATTTACACTGCATGGCAGGTTTGTCCGCATTGATGGTTGAACTTTTCTAAGAAAGTGATCTACTTTTACGAATAAAAAAACGCCCTTACTATACATGCTAAATTTTTGTGTAACGTACATTTCACACGACTTTCAAAGGTAACAtatcacaaaaatgaaaactattCTTTATTGAGAAAAATGTCTGacacattgattgattgattcaacAGAAATTAGAATCTTAGTTCAAGCATTTTGTTCAATAAAGTTTCTAAAACATTTAATTTATGATCACAATTAACAGTCAACTTTTATTTTGCCTTTACCTTATTATAGCTTTAAGAGGGCACACAGTATCCGTACATACTATCAAAACTGCCCAAAAAGAGTACCCAGGAAACAAATAGTATTGTCCATGTAGAAGGGCGGTCACTATAGGCAGTGCCAACTGTCTATGAGACCACCAACAAGCGGTAACATTGACCAAGTGGTCTTTGTGTAAAATTTGTCACCTGCACGGGTTTGGCTTTATACGTACATAAATGCAATTGACGTCAAACtaaaattaacaaaatataaATCACCAAACCTATTTAAAAAATCTTACGGTGAGATTTCATCCAGATGCGCCACAGGAGTGCTATCTTGGTGGCAACGTTTTGTTCGATAACAAGGCAGCTGAAATGAGTGGGCACATAGAGCACAAAGGGTCCAGATGAACGCCTAATCTAAACCCCATCCCTCTCCCTCCACACCCTATAGCTCCGCGGTTGTCCAATCTGCCACAAGGACTTCAAATCAACAAGCTGGAAAATCAATTAGAGATAGCTAGTCCTCGCTCAGACGGCCGTTTCAAAGAACGATACAGAGAATCAAATTCCCTAAATACCCAATGGCGCATCACACCCTGCTTATACATATAGTCTCAACGTCACAAAAATGAGCAAAACTGAGTTAGGTAGAATTTGTAAAGGCACAGAACTTGATGGCTTTGAAGcttttttgaagtttttttcttgtgccGACGAAAAGTCTCAGTCTTTGTGTAGTCTTTTAGGTTCGCACAAATTCAATGGGGGCAAACAAATATGGAAACAAAAGTCACCGCGGGTATTCCATGTCAATTTTGACAGTCTTTTGGTGTTTCATTGATAACAATACTGCTATGCTCTCGAAGTTACTTTTGAAGTGAAAATGCTTAGAAataaatcttttaaaaatgccttTTTATGAGGAGACAATGTTAAAGAAATAATCTGTCAATTCTACGTCGAAATCAGGCGTATACTTGTACATCTGCTATAAGCGTTTGTATAGATATTGATTATATAATCGGGTAAAAACGACTTCAAACGAATAATCAATGTTAAATAAAGACATTGATCCCAGAATGCCAATGTTTAAGTTGCTatttatgtataattattataatttcttgtttcataTACTTGTCGACACATGAATGGAACGAAAACTCTATCATTGTATCGGTCAACCATCATCTATATTGCTCGCAGAAATTTCGCTCCAAAAATCATCAGTTTTCAAGCAATTCCCAAAACACTACCAAAGTCTAAAGCAAAGAAGCATaaccacccacccactcactcatgTATCTGGATTCTGTGAGCGAAATCAGACATCATGATCGCTAAGACgaaatgtacaaaatcatcCTTACTTCCCACTACTATACGAATACAATGACTTTACGTAACTTCCTCAAACTTAACTCCAACTTAAGGCCAGGACTGACCGTTCAAGAAGTCAAACATACGAACCTTTACGGTAACAGATGTGTCCGGTGGTATGAGCTCGTTCCTCAAACGATTCCTCCTCGGGGGCTGGAAAAAGGAGACCAACTCGAGTCACCGTGGAGAGCGCAAACAAAACGTGTCAAAAGGGCAGCGGGTTTACATTGTAAGGCGGGACCCAGGCTAGCGTTCCTGCATCGGTAATGCTGACCGCTGTTCTTTTATTCATGAAGGAAAAGGGCAGAAAGACATAATAGAGGCAGGCTATGGCTTTTTTTCATGGGGGAGGGGATGAGAAGAAagatttatgtattttgttcccTGAACACCTTCCTTTGCCTTCTTTATCCTCTCTTGAACTCTTTTGCCCGGCTTTCTATTTCTTCCTCTTTCTCGTTCTTAATTCCCCGAGGTTCTCTTTTCAACTTACTTACTAACTTCTTTACCtctgtttctctt comes from Branchiostoma floridae strain S238N-H82 chromosome 19, Bfl_VNyyK, whole genome shotgun sequence and encodes:
- the LOC118407225 gene encoding uncharacterized protein LOC118407225, with the protein product MGYRARTAFGLGVTMVILGIVSVAVSLVAMFVPVFKTAVHPHIALGLYSLLATGIVAIIAGSFGIASGKTPVNGCRITGFLSTSIMVAILGLFFLVAVTILLIIADGYGACALFGTGGGNDVTPTDEGCMAFDSDTTVNLAVAVVLLILGVLELVLGVVAAIVSCRGLCTGYHGHESPAIVVYSGNKATALQPGQRAVQQPDGTIVIAKTDQANAGTNGKQ